GGGGCGGCGCACCGTTGAGGCACAGCCGCAACACCCGTTGGGAGAAAGTGGTCGCCAGACCCTCAAGGCGGCCCGACAACGCTTGCGGCAACTTGGCGGCGATGCGCGATATTTGCTAAGCCGCGGATTGAGCTGCCCAACGACTTCGTGCCGGCCGGCTCGATCGCGCACCGTCGCACAGCCCGGTGACGCCATCCAGGGAAATTCGTACCATGTCCGCCCCAATCCGCGGCCTTCTGCTGGCCGGCTTCACACTTCTCGCGCTGGCTTCGACTGCTGAGGCCCAGGGCCGCGGCCCGGTCGCGGAGTCCGGGATCGACGGCTTCGGCGACGACGGGCAGCTCTACCAGGACCAGAACGGCGCGTATTACGTGCGGCGGGGCGACCGCTACCTGCCTTATACGGGTCGCACCGACTTCGTCCGCCCCGGCCCGCGGGCGCCGGCCGCTCCTCCGCCGGCCGCGGCCGACTTCGACGCGCCGCCGGCCGTGCCGGCCCGCCCGGGCACCGCACCGGCCGCCGAAGGCCTGTCGCCGATCGAGGCCGCGAAGGCCAAGGCCGTGCTCCGGGCGCCCGACAACGAGCCGATCGACTACGCGAAGGCCTACGGACCGGTCGCCGACGACGTCTTCCCGATCCAGGCCTTCAATTACAAGAAGATGAACCCCGCGTTCCTGCGGCAGGAGATCGCCTATCACGGGCCCTACGAGCCCGGGACGATCATCGTCGATCCCCGGGCGCACCAGCTGACGCTGGTGGAACAGAACGGCCGGGCACGGCGCTATGGAGTGGGCGTGGGCAAGCAGGGCTTCTCGTGGTCCGGCACCGCCACGGTCAACTCCAAGCAGGCATGGCCGGATTGGTATCCGCCCAAGGAGATGATCGCCCGCAGCCCGAAGCTCGCGAGCGAGGTCGACAAGCTGCAGAGCGG
The sequence above is drawn from the Methylobacterium mesophilicum SR1.6/6 genome and encodes:
- a CDS encoding L,D-transpeptidase, with the translated sequence MSAPIRGLLLAGFTLLALASTAEAQGRGPVAESGIDGFGDDGQLYQDQNGAYYVRRGDRYLPYTGRTDFVRPGPRAPAAPPPAAADFDAPPAVPARPGTAPAAEGLSPIEAAKAKAVLRAPDNEPIDYAKAYGPVADDVFPIQAFNYKKMNPAFLRQEIAYHGPYEPGTIIVDPRAHQLTLVEQNGRARRYGVGVGKQGFSWSGTATVNSKQAWPDWYPPKEMIARSPKLASEVDKLQSGLGVAGGLRNPLGARAMYLWQGNKDTLFRIHGTLEPFSIGKSVSSGCIRMINQDAIDLFSRVNVGTKVVVLN